A window of Acidobacteriota bacterium genomic DNA:
GGCGGTCGCGGTTGCGACAAACGCCTGCTTCGGCATCGAGAACCCCAGCAAGGCACCGGCGCGAATACCGCCCTGATTCCCGACCAGGCCACCGAGCAGGCCCGAGAGCGAACCGGCGAGCCAGGCCCAGGCGCCGGTGAACTTCAAGCGCTTCGATAGTCCGCTCAACTCGGACGCGGCCACGAACAGCAGCAGCATCCCAAACACCAACTCCAAGGCCGGGCTGGTGGCGCGCGAGTGCAACAGTGCGCCGGTCAACCCGCCGGCAGCGCTGGCCAGGCCGAAGCTCCACAGCACGCCGCGATCGACGTGCCCCTTCACCAGCCAGAACCGGATCGCCGTGCCGAGCAGGTGGGGAATGGAAACTGCCGCGACCGCGAGGCGGGTGTCCGCCCAGAGTGCGAAGGTCGGCGTCAGCAGGCTGCCGATGCCGAAGCCGGTGATGGTAGCAATGCCGCCGGCGACGATGCTGACGATGAAGATGAGCGGTGCGGCCGCGTCCGGGGCCATATCTGGCTCATGCTAGCATCGCAGTCTGTCGATGCGAGGACACGCCACATGCTGAACCGTCACGCTGTTCGTGCGCTCCTGGTATTCGCCGGCTTTTTGACTGCCGGCGCGTGTGGATCGCCCACGCCTTCGACGGCCCCGCCGGCCGCGGCGAGCACCGCACCCGCCGACACCGCCAACGCCGAAGTCACCGGCACGGCGCGCAAGGGCGCCATCATCTCGTTGCTGCCGGCCGCCGGTGAGGTGCCGTTGCCGGAAGGACCGGCGGTGATGGATCAGTATGCCAAGCAGTTCGTGCCGAACATGCTCTACGTCCGGGTCGGCCAGCCGGTCGAGTTCCGCAACACCGAAGACATGGGTCACAACGTCACCGTGAACCGCCGCGACACCGGCGCCGGCATCTTCAGCGTGGAAACCGATCCGCAGCAGAAGCACATCCACACTTTCGACCGGGTCGGCCAGTACGACGTCACCTGCAGCATGCATCCCGGCATGCAGGCCACCGTCGTGGCCACCAGGAGTCCGGTATCAACCACCGTTGGCGACGATGGCCGCTTTACGTTAAGCGGCGTGCCGGCCGGCGACTACACGTTGAGCGTAACGTTCGAGGGGCGGACGGTGGACCAGGCAGTGGCCGTGAAGGGCCCGCGCACCGAGGTCAAAGTCCAGTAGATGTGGCGTTCGCTTTGTCCAGTAATGTGGCGTCCGGCTTCTTGACCGCCGTAGCCTTGGCGAAGGTGGTTAGCCGGACCGTTCAGGCATTAGCGGCGGGGTGGTGGAGCTTGAGCAGCGTGACCAGATCACGGTGCGCCAGGACCGCATCCGGCACTTCCTGCAAGGCCGCCTGGTAGCGTTCACCGTAGGGGGTTCCCGCGACCGGCGAGGCCAGTTCCCGCGCCAGGGCCACCAGCGGCGTGACCGGCGGAGCTTCCGGTGGCTTGGCGTCCAGGGCCTCGTCGATGGCCACGATCAGGCCCGACATGGGCCGGAGCCAGGCGAAAGAATTGTCATTGAATATCACGTGCAGCAATTGGGTGGGGGCCATCGGCCCGTGATCCAACTCGTAGGAGGCCCGCTGCCAGTCGAGCAGCGTCTTGTGCAGGTGCAGGAGGGCGTTTCTGAGCTCGCGGAGCAGGGAGCGATCGGCGTCGTTCACGGAAATTCCCGCACCAATCTTATCAGCGAATGAATCGCCGCCCGGCGTATGATGACCTGACGCCCCTGCGGCTGCGGCGGCGGTCCCCTAGCTGACTATGACCATACCGAACCTGAACTTCCTCTCGTTCGAGAGTCGCAAGAACAACTCGTTGTCGTTCCCGATGTTCACGGTCTTCATCGCCCTGCATCCGCTCGCGGCGTTCCTGATCATCCGGACGTTCTTCCGCCCGACCTGGGACGCGCAATTGTCGGCCGGCCCCGTCGCCATCATCCTGACCACGCTTGGCTGCAGCCTGGTGTTCTGCTTTGGCGAATACTTCTTCCATCGCTACCTGCTGCACGCCAACTCGGTGAGTTTCCTGGGCAAGCTCAGTTTCAGCCACCTCGCCCATCACAAGCTGACCTCGATCACCATCGTCGACGACAAGGTGAAGAGCGCCTATCCGATCGAGGATGAGGTTCACGACGAGTTCGCGACGTTCCCGCCCTATGCGCTGCTGGCGTTCATGGCGTTCTGGACGGTGTTCTTCCTGCCGGCGGCGTTCTCGTTTCCCACCTTCCCGATCCTGATCGGCGGCTACATCGCCATCAGCATCGCGCACTATCTGTACGAGACGATCCACGTCGCGCACCACACCCCGTACGACCCGTGGTGGAAGCGCAAGATCGAGGGTCCGGTGTTCGGGACGATGTGGCGCAAGTTGTACGGGTTTCACCAGGCGCACCACGCCAACTACAAGTGCAACATGAACATTGCCGGGTTCTACGGAATCCCGCTGGCGGACCTGGTGCTCGGCACCTACGTCCAGCCGGAGGTGTTGCTGCTCGACGGCGTGCCGGCGAAGAAGTCACTGGCCGCGAACCTGGGGGCGACCCCGCCGTGGCCGGTGTCGGCGCTCGACCAGGCCAACCTCAAACGCCGCCGCCGCATGTCGAAGGAACAGTCGGAACGGGCCGCCAGGCGCAAGGCCGCCGAACGAGCCGAAAGTCCCAGCCCGGGCCGCGCCGTGGTTGATCCGGTACGCCCCGGCGAGTTACGATAGGAACTTCCCCAGGGGGCCTGTAGCGCAGTTGGGAGCGCGCATCAATGGCATTGATGAGGTCACCGGTTCGATCCCGGTCAGGTCCACCATTCGACTCGCCTGTCAGCCCGCCTTCCAGGCGGGCCGAAGGCTCGCTCATGGCGAGCCCATTCCACTCACTTCTTCGCTCACCCCTGCATCCGATCGCACTCCACCTTGTACGCCTCGAGCAACTCCGTGAGCGTGGTCTGCACGAGGTTCTGCGCTGAATAGACCTTGCCGAGAGGAACCACCAGGTTCTTTTGCTTCAGCTCATCTTCGACGGTGAGCGCCAGTTCCGCGAGCCGCTCGAGGTGGGCGCGCGAATGGAACTCCAGGTCCTTGAGCTGGGCGAGCACCACCAGCGACCCTTCAAGTGCGGCATTCGGCACCAGCGCGGCCGTTTCGTCAGGGCCGACGGCCGCCGGCGTGGCGGGACTCTCGGCCGGCTCATCCTTGGCGCGCTTCTTCTCCTGGCTGACTTTCTTGGCGTGGGCGTCGTTACGCGGATCAGACATATGACTCCATGGGAAGAAGGGGTCTCCACACATGGTGGCAAAGGGTCGCGATTCCGTCCGTTCAATTGTGAACACCCTGGACAGGGGACCGTTCGCCCGCCGGGAACCATTTCCTGTCCCGCTCGTCTGAGGACTGGAGACCGCATGAACGAGACCGCCTTCTTCGACAACACCATCGGCGACGTGCAGTACGCCCTGCGCAGCTTCAGGCGGACGCCGCTGGCCGCCTTCACGATCGTGCTCACGGTCGCGATCGGCCTCGGCGTGGTGGCGGTGATCTTCACCATCCTGAACGCGATGCTGTTCCGCGTCGACCAGGTGCCGGACGTCCGGGCGTTCTACGCCGTCGAGCGCGCGCAGCTGTCGGACGGCGCCGGTTCGCTCTTCACGCGGCCGCGCTTCGAGGCGTTGCGAGCGGAAACCAGCGTCTTCACCGACGCCTACGCCGCGCTGTCCGACATCGACCTGCGCGTCGATGGGCGAGTCATGGACGTCACACTCGTCACGGGCAATTTCTTCCAGGTGGTCGGCGTCACTCCCGTGATGGGGCGCGCCATCGGTGCTCAAGACGACGGGCGATTGGGCGGGAACCCCGTGATCGTGCTGAGCGACAAAGGCTGGGAGCGCCGCTTCAATCGCGACTCGAACGTGCTGGGACAGACGGTACTCGTCAACGGTGCCCCCTTCCAGATCATCGGCGTCATGCCGGCCGGCTTCCGCGGGCTCGCGGTGAGCGCGCCCGACTTCTGGGCGCCGCTGTCGCAGCTCGGCCAGTTCAGTCCGGACGACCGGGGCCGCGAAGACAGCGTCGGCGTAGAGATCATCGGCCGGCTGAAACCGGGGACGTCCATGGAACGCGCTCGCGCGCAACTTGCGGCGTGGGACTCGAACCAGTC
This region includes:
- a CDS encoding sulfite exporter TauE/SafE family protein gives rise to the protein MAPDAAAPLIFIVSIVAGGIATITGFGIGSLLTPTFALWADTRLAVAAVSIPHLLGTAIRFWLVKGHVDRGVLWSFGLASAAGGLTGALLHSRATSPALELVFGMLLLFVAASELSGLSKRLKFTGAWAWLAGSLSGLLGGLVGNQGGIRAGALLGFSMPKQAFVATATAIGLMVDAARMPVYAVVMGPQIAELWWLIAVACAGVTAGTLGGARVLRRIPEAVFRPVVAVLIGLLGLSMLLR
- a CDS encoding carboxypeptidase regulatory-like domain-containing protein — encoded protein: MLNRHAVRALLVFAGFLTAGACGSPTPSTAPPAAASTAPADTANAEVTGTARKGAIISLLPAAGEVPLPEGPAVMDQYAKQFVPNMLYVRVGQPVEFRNTEDMGHNVTVNRRDTGAGIFSVETDPQQKHIHTFDRVGQYDVTCSMHPGMQATVVATRSPVSTTVGDDGRFTLSGVPAGDYTLSVTFEGRTVDQAVAVKGPRTEVKVQ